Below is a window of Manis javanica isolate MJ-LG chromosome 2, MJ_LKY, whole genome shotgun sequence DNA.
AATGCTGTAACgattacacattttaaaacagcACGAAGCAACGCGAGGAGATAACATGCCAGCCTTACAGAAGCTGTCTTCAAAGTGCaaactttgcattttcttttcctgaaccaATAGGATAAGAAAGGGCACCTCAGACGACACGGCAGGATCATGAGCATGCTTTCTATACCACACTGGTGGGACATTTACTTGAACCAGGTCTCCATGCCTTTGAAGAGACCTCTCGTTTTAAACAGTGAACAGGCGTCAACTAAATATAGTGCAAATCAAATACCGAGGAGCAAAACGACAGAACAGGGACTGCCTCAAGTTGACCTgctgtttctccacctggcacgCCACACAGGACAAACTGGCACACAGAAACAACAACTGCTATTTAGGTTTTGATGTGAAAGGTGGTGCGGCGGAGTGAATGCAGGGCAACCACACAGCAGCCCCGGAGCAAGGCTCCGATGTTGTAGATGGGATCTGTCCCCCCTCTCTGAGTACTGAATGCCCACAGAACCGTGGGGACTACAGGAGCAGCCACGGCCAGGAGATCCACCAGGAAGCTGCTGCTCCAGTACTGCCTCCCAACGGCCCCCGAGGACAGCGGGATGATGCCGTTCAACCTTTCTTCTGTGGGGCCTGCAAAATCCAGCTCTCTCATGAGGCGGTTTTCACGAGCCCCCGTATCCACCGTGGTGTATGGGGTCTCCACGGGAGACAAGAGGATGGCTGAATTTGGATTTCTTGGAGTTAAATCAACCACTAATGCAGAGATGGACTTGAGGAAGCTTTCCATCGAGTCAGGCCCGGACTCATCAGGGGatgtggggggagagggagaggggtcCTGGAGCTTGAGCACATGCTGAATGAGCTCTGACACAGCAGGGCTGTAGGGCACCACGTCGGTCTGCACGGCTTGCTCCACCATCGCCTTGGCCTCCTCAGGACCCACGCCCCTGGGGAGGACCTCAAGGGCCTCTGCCCCAGGGGTGGCAGCAACAAGCTCCAGGTTCCCAGCCTCTGCAGTGATGGCCGCCACCATCTCATCAAACAAATCTGTGCCGTCGACCAGGCTGTCTCCCACCAGCAGCTTGCCGTCAGCCCCTTCTTCTGTGACCGTCTCTTCCAGAGAAAGCCCATCGGCCATCTTGCCAAAAGGGGTGTTTGGCGTGAAGCTTTTTTCTGGGGAATCGAATGGAAAGTCTAGACACAGTTCATCCCTCAGAGAACCATTGTGTGCTCTCTCCATGCTCTGAAGCAGAGACTCCAACTTCTTGTTTTGAATGTTTATGTCCACAAAATACTTTTGGATGCCTTTATCCTTATCAGCCAGATTGCTCCTCATAGTTTCAATGACCTGTTTGAGCTGTTTAATCTCTTTCCTGGCTTCCTTGAGGGCCAGCTG
It encodes the following:
- the SYBU gene encoding syntabulin isoform X6, which produces MGPLRETKEQRVKHHEKEISRSRIPRLILRPHLPQQKHKVSPASESPFSEEESREFNPSSSGRSARTISSNSFCSDDTGCPSSQSVSPVKTPSDTGNSPVGFCPGSDEGFTRKKCTIGMVGEGGIQSARYKKEQKSGLVKPGSEADFSSSSSTGSISAPEVHMSAAGSKRSSFSRNRGPHGRSNGASSCKAGHSPPSPREKDLLSMLCRNQLSPVSIHPTYAPSSPSSSNSGSYKGSDCSPVMRRSGRYTSCGENHGVKPPNPEQYLTPLQQKEVTVRHLKTRLKESERRLQEREGEIVELKSQLARMREDWIEEECHRVEAQLALKEARKEIKQLKQVIETMRSNLADKDKGIQKYFVDINIQNKKLESLLQSMERAHNGSLRDELCLDFPFDSPEKSFTPNTPFGKMADGLSLEETVTEEGADGKLLVGDSLVDGTDLFDEMVAAITAEAGNLELVAATPGAEALEVLPRGVGPEEAKAMVEQAVQTDVVPYSPAVSELIQHVLKLQDPSPSPPTSPDESGPDSMESFLKSISALVVDLTPRNPNSAILLSPVETPYTTVDTGARENRLMRELDFAGPTEERLNGIIPLSSGAVGRQYWSSSFLVDLLAVAAPVVPTVLWAFSTQRGGTDPIYNIGALLRGCCVVALHSLRRTTFHIKT
- the SYBU gene encoding syntabulin isoform X5, producing the protein MGPLRETKKEQRVKHHEKEISRSRIPRLILRPHLPQQKHKVSPASESPFSEEESREFNPSSSGRSARTISSNSFCSDDTGCPSSQSVSPVKTPSDTGNSPVGFCPGSDEGFTRKKCTIGMVGEGGIQSARYKKEQKSGLVKPGSEADFSSSSSTGSISAPEVHMSAAGSKRSSFSRNRGPHGRSNGASSCKAGHSPPSPREKDLLSMLCRNQLSPVSIHPTYAPSSPSSSNSGSYKGSDCSPVMRRSGRYTSCGENHGVKPPNPEQYLTPLQQKEVTVRHLKTRLKESERRLQEREGEIVELKSQLARMREDWIEEECHRVEAQLALKEARKEIKQLKQVIETMRSNLADKDKGIQKYFVDINIQNKKLESLLQSMERAHNGSLRDELCLDFPFDSPEKSFTPNTPFGKMADGLSLEETVTEEGADGKLLVGDSLVDGTDLFDEMVAAITAEAGNLELVAATPGAEALEVLPRGVGPEEAKAMVEQAVQTDVVPYSPAVSELIQHVLKLQDPSPSPPTSPDESGPDSMESFLKSISALVVDLTPRNPNSAILLSPVETPYTTVDTGARENRLMRELDFAGPTEERLNGIIPLSSGAVGRQYWSSSFLVDLLAVAAPVVPTVLWAFSTQRGGTDPIYNIGALLRGCCVVALHSLRRTTFHIKT
- the SYBU gene encoding syntabulin isoform X2, which gives rise to MGPLWERKGASSRTAAAAARGAGGQRRDGTSSRDQDDTGCPSSQSVSPVKTPSDTGNSPVGFCPGSDEGFTRKKCTIGMVGEGGIQSARYKKEQKSGLVKPGSEADFSSSSSTGSISAPEVHMSAAGSKRSSFSRKRSGRYTSCGENHGVKPPNPEQYLTPLQQKEVTVRHLKTRLKESERRLQEREGEIVELKSQLARMREDWIEEECHRVEAQLALKEARKEIKQLKQVIETMRSNLADKDKGIQKYFVDINIQNKKLESLLQSMERAHNGSLRDELCLDFPFDSPEKSFTPNTPFGKMADGLSLEETVTEEGADGKLLVGDSLVDGTDLFDEMVAAITAEAGNLELVAATPGAEALEVLPRGVGPEEAKAMVEQAVQTDVVPYSPAVSELIQHVLKLQDPSPSPPTSPDESGPDSMESFLKSISALVVDLTPRNPNSAILLSPVETPYTTVDTGARENRLMRELDFAGPTEERLNGIIPLSSGAVGRQYWSSSFLVDLLAVAAPVVPTVLWAFSTQRGGTDPIYNIGALLRGCCVVALHSLRRTTFHIKT
- the SYBU gene encoding syntabulin isoform X1, yielding MGPLWERKGASSRTAAAAARGAGGQRRDGTSSRDQDDTGCPSSQSVSPVKTPSDTGNSPVGFCPGSDEGFTRKKCTIGMVGEGGIQSARYKKEQKSGLVKPGSEADFSSSSSTGSISAPEVHMSAAGSKRSSFSRNRGPHGRSNGASSCKAGHSPPSPREKDLLSMLCRNQLSPVSIHPTYAPSSPSSSNSGSYKGSDCSPVMRRSGRYTSCGENHGVKPPNPEQYLTPLQQKEVTVRHLKTRLKESERRLQEREGEIVELKSQLARMREDWIEEECHRVEAQLALKEARKEIKQLKQVIETMRSNLADKDKGIQKYFVDINIQNKKLESLLQSMERAHNGSLRDELCLDFPFDSPEKSFTPNTPFGKMADGLSLEETVTEEGADGKLLVGDSLVDGTDLFDEMVAAITAEAGNLELVAATPGAEALEVLPRGVGPEEAKAMVEQAVQTDVVPYSPAVSELIQHVLKLQDPSPSPPTSPDESGPDSMESFLKSISALVVDLTPRNPNSAILLSPVETPYTTVDTGARENRLMRELDFAGPTEERLNGIIPLSSGAVGRQYWSSSFLVDLLAVAAPVVPTVLWAFSTQRGGTDPIYNIGALLRGCCVVALHSLRRTTFHIKT
- the SYBU gene encoding syntabulin isoform X7, with amino-acid sequence MRRASPCSLRVGLSGASGARSGGVGAGPGIPGADEPPRGPAGASSRTAAAAARGAGGQRRDGTSSRDQDDTGCPSSQSVSPVKTPSDTGNSPVGFCPGSDEGFTRKKCTIGMVGEGGIQSARYKKEQKSGLVKPGSEADFSSSSSTGSISAPEVHMSAAGSKRSSFSRNRGPHGRSNGASSCKAGHSPPSPREKDLLSMLCRNQLSPVSIHPTYAPSSPSSSNSGSYKGSDCSPVMRRSGRYTSCGENHGVKPPNPEQYLTPLQQKEVTVRHLKTRLKESERRLQEREGEIVELKSQLARMREDWIEEECHRVEAQLALKEARKEIKQLKQVIETMRSNLADKDKGIQKYFVDINIQNKKLESLLQSMERAHNGSLRDELCLDFPFDSPEKSFTPNTPFGKMADGLSLEETVTEEGADGKLLVGDSLVDGTDLFDEMVAAITAEAGNLELVAATPGAEALEVLPRGVGPEEAKAMVEQAVQTDVVPYSPAVSELIQHVLKLQDPSPSPPTSPDESGPDSMESFLKSISALVVDLTPRNPNSAILLSPVETPYTTVDTGARENRLMRELDFAGPTEERLNGIIPLSSGAVGRQYWSSSFLVDLLAVAAPVVPTVLWAFSTQRGGTDPIYNIGALLRGCCVVALHSLRRTTFHIKT
- the SYBU gene encoding syntabulin isoform X8, which codes for MKVYGAYLLSSEADFSSSSSTGSISAPEVHMSAAGSKRSSFSRNRGPHGRSNGASSCKAGHSPPSPREKDLLSMLCRNQLSPVSIHPTYAPSSPSSSNSGSYKGSDCSPVMRRSGRYTSCGENHGVKPPNPEQYLTPLQQKEVTVRHLKTRLKESERRLQEREGEIVELKSQLARMREDWIEEECHRVEAQLALKEARKEIKQLKQVIETMRSNLADKDKGIQKYFVDINIQNKKLESLLQSMERAHNGSLRDELCLDFPFDSPEKSFTPNTPFGKMADGLSLEETVTEEGADGKLLVGDSLVDGTDLFDEMVAAITAEAGNLELVAATPGAEALEVLPRGVGPEEAKAMVEQAVQTDVVPYSPAVSELIQHVLKLQDPSPSPPTSPDESGPDSMESFLKSISALVVDLTPRNPNSAILLSPVETPYTTVDTGARENRLMRELDFAGPTEERLNGIIPLSSGAVGRQYWSSSFLVDLLAVAAPVVPTVLWAFSTQRGGTDPIYNIGALLRGCCVVALHSLRRTTFHIKT